The Mesorhizobium sp. AR10 genome includes the window TTCGGTATATTTAAGCGCCACGAAGTAGTTGAGCGCCTGCACGTCGCCCTTGGAGATCGCCTCCGACACAACCTGCGTGGCGCGGGCTTCGGCTTCGGCCGAACGTTCCCGCGCCTCGGCGTCGCGGAAGGCAGCTTCCTTGCGGCCTTCTGCCTCGAGGATCTGCGATTGCTTGAGACCTTCGGCGGCGAGGATCTGCGCGCGCTTGTTGCGTTCGGCCGTCATCTGCCGGCCCATCGATTCGATGAGGTTGGCCGGCGGGTTGATGTCCTTGATCTCGACGCGGGTGATCTTGATGCCCCACGGGTGGGCCGCTTCGTCCACGACGCGCAGCAGGCGCTCGTTGATGGCGTCGCGGTTGGACAGCAGTTCGTCGAGGTCCATCGAACCCATGACGGTGCGGATGTTGGTCATCGTCAGGTTGAGGATGGCGTTCTCCAGGCCGGCGACCTGGTAGGCGGCCTGCGCCGCATTGAGAATCTGGTAGAAGGCGATGCCGTCGACACCCACGATAGCGTTGTCGCGGGTGATGATTTCCTGGCTCGGAACGTCGAGCACCTGCTCCATCATGTTCATCTTGGCGCCGATACGGTCGACGAACGGCACGATGAGGTTGAGGCCTGGGCTCAGTGTCTTGGTGTAACGGCCAAAGCGCTCCACCGTATAATTGTAGCCTTGCGGGATTGTCCTGATGCCTTTGATAAGAAGCACCAATACCAGAAAGGCAAGCGCACCAATCGCAATGCCGAAACCACTGAAGTCCATTTGGCTCTCCCTCAGATGCCGGCCATGGCGTTGATTCCATGCAACCGACTTCACCAAACACTTAGGTGTGTTTCAATAACGTTACAATCAGGTGATCGCCGATTGTCGGTGCATAGAATGCCGTAACAGTGGGGCGATCGATCGCCGCAGGGTCGCAGCCTCAGACCCAGCCAGACAGTTCGCGCCGCACGATCGCCTCGATCACTGCCATGCCTTCCGCGCTGTCGTTAAGGCAAGGGATGTGCGCGAATTTCTCGCCGCCGGCATGATGGAAGGTTTCGGCCGCCTCTCGGCCGATTTCGTCCAGCGTTTCGATGCAGTCGACGGAAAAGCCCGGATTGACGACGGCGATCGATTTCACGCCGTCCTTTCCGAGTTTTTCGACCGTCTTGTCGGTGTAGGGCTGCAGCCATTCCTGGGCGCCGAAGCGCGACTGGAAGGTGGTGATCAGTTTCTTGTCGCTCCAGCCGAGGCTTTCGCGCAGCAGACGCGTCGTCTTCACGCAATGGCAGTGATAGGGGTCGCCCTTTTCGAAATAGGTTTTTGGGATGCCGTGATAGGAGGCGATGACCACCTCGGGTTCGAAATCGAGGCTCGCCAGATGCCGTTCGATCGAACGGGCAAGCGCCTCGATATAGACCGGCTCGTCATAGTAGGGCGGCACGCTGCGGATGGCAGGGGCTCGCCGCATCTTCATCAGCGCGCGAAACAGCTGATCGTTGGCGGTCGCCGTCGTCGTCGCTGAATATTGCGGATAGAGCGGGAAGCAAAGGATGCGGTCGCAGCCTTGCTCGACCAGTTTTTTGGCGACGCTCTCGGTCGAAGGATTGCCATAGCGCATCGCCCATTCGACGACGACATCGGGCAGGTCGCCCAGCGCCTGGCCCAGCTTTTCGCCCTGGGCACGGGTGAAGGTGCGCAGCGGCGACTCGTTGCGCTCCCGGTTCCAGATCCTGGCGTAGTTGGCGCCCGACTTCTTCGGCCTTGTGGTGAGAACCAGGCCATAGAGGATCGGATACCAGATCGCCCTGTTGAGTTCGATGACGCGCGGATCGGACAGGAATTCCCTGAGATAGCGCCACATCGGCTTGAAGTCGGTGCCGTCTGGCGTGCCGAGATTGACCAGCATGACGCCGATCTTGCCGGCCTTGACCGGTGGATGTCCCGCAGGCAACGGGCCGAGCGCCTTCGCGGCCTTGGGATCGACAGGGGTGGAAAGCGTCATAAAAATTCTCCGGACACCACGCGAAACCAGCGATGTCGCGGCGAAACTAGCGATGCGGCGCCAGTTTTCAATGCTGCGTCTGGCCGCACCTTATCTGGAAAGCAGAAAACCCGCCCGGTTTCCCAGACGGGTTTTCTGGTCGCAGCCGCAAAGCGAGGTTACTTCGGTGGAATGGTCAAGGTCGCGCCAACGGGGAGCCGGCGCGGCTCATATCCCTTGTTGGCCTCGGAGATCACCTTCCATTTGGTGCCGTCGCCATAGGCCTTCTCAGCCAGATCCCAATAGGTATCGCCGGCAGCGATCACATGGCTGCCTTCGGCTGGCGCGGCCTCAGCTGGCTTTGCCGGTTCAGTAGCCGGAGCCGCAGGCTCGGCCGGTTTTGCCGGTTCGGCAGGCGCCGGTGCGGCCGGTGCGGCTTCAGCCGGGACGGTCGGCGGCGTCGTAGCGATATCGCCGGAGTCTGCCGGCAATGCAGGCATGGCCGGCTCCGCCGGTGCAGCCTCGGCCGGCTTTGCCGGCGCAGGTGCCGGCTCGGCAGGCTTGGCCGGTTCCGCGGCAGGGGCCGCCGGAGCTGCCGCAACCGTCGCGGCGATTTCGGTGATGCGGCCGTCGAGCTTGGGCGTATAGGGCTTGTGCGCGCCGAGATAGTCGGCGACCACCTGTTCGAGGCCCGGACCGTAGTCATAGGCGTTCTTGGCCTTATCGGCGAAGATCTTGTAGCCGTCGCCACCCTGGCGGACATAGTTGTTGGTGGCGACCAGATAGTCCTTGTCCGGATTGAGCGGGGTCCAGGCACCGCCTTCCATGACCTCGACCGATTTGACGCGCCCTGCATTGGGCGCGACCGATTTGTCGAAGGCGTATTTCAGCCCGGCGACCTGCGGGAAGCGTCCGGCGCCGTCCTCGAGCTGGCTAAGGCCGCTTTCCAACCCGGCGACGAGATCCTTGCCGGAAATCTGGAAGGTGGCCAGCGTGTTCTGGAACGGCAGCACGGTCAGCACCTCGCCCATGGTGACAGTACCCTGGTCGATCGAGGCGCGCAGGCCGCCGCCATTCGAAATGACGATCTCGACACCTTGGCCCTTGACGCGGTCGAGGATCGCATCGGAGACGAGATTGCCCATCTCGCATTCGCGGGCGCGACAGTTTTCGCGGCTGCCATCGATCGCCTTGGTGGTCTCGGCGACTTCCTTGTTCTTTAAAGTCTCGATCGGTGCGCCAAGCTCCTTGATGCGGGCAAGCACGGCAGGATCGGGCGTGATCGACTTGTCGAGAAAGATCGGGTCGCCGCTGGCCTGCTTGACGACGCCATTGTCGTCGAACACGACCTTGAACTCGCCAAGGTATTTTGAATAGGACGCCGCCTGGACGACCGGCACCTTGTAGCCGTCGGGGTTGTCGACCATCGTCGGGTAGGGGCCTTCCGCCTTCGGGTCGGTGTTGGACAGCAGCGAGTGGCTGTGACCGCCAACCACCACGTCGATGCCGGGGATCTTGGCGATAACGTCGCGCTCACGCTTGTAGCCGATATGGGTCACCGCGATGATCTTGTTGATGCCTTGCGCCTTCAGCTTCTCGACTTCCGATGTGATCGACTTGACGTCGTCCTCGATGGTGATGTTCGGCCCGGGGGCCGAGATCTCGGGCGTGTCGTTGGTGACCGCGCCGATGATGCCGATCTTCTGGCCACCGACCTCGATCACGATCGACGGTTTCACCCGGTCGCCAAGCTTGGATTGCGCGTTGGCCTTCACATTGGCGCCGAGAATGGGAAACTTGATCATGTCGAGGAACGGCGCCAGCGCCGTCTCGCCATCATCGAACTCGTGATTGCCGAGTGCCATGGCGTCGAATTTCATCTCGTTGAGAAACTCGCCTTCGACCTTGCCCTTGTAGGTCGTATAGAACAGCGAGCCCTGGAAATTGTCGCCGGCGCTGAGCAGCAGGACGTTCTGGCCTTCCAGCTTCTTGCGCTCCTGGGCGATCGCGGTGATCAGACGGCCCGCGCCGCCAATGCACTCGCCCTTGGTCTCCTCCTCGGCCGAGCATGTCGACTCGTATTTGTTGTTGCCTTCGATGCGGCTGTGCCAGTCGTTGATGTGCAGGATGTTGAGCGTGTAGTCGGCAAAGGATGCTCCGGCCGACAGGCCAAGCGCGGATGCCGACAGAGCGGCAATGGCGGCGATCTTCTTCATCTTCGTCTCCCGGATGATATGACCAGAGGCGTTTAACGCTCTTGCTTGACTGGAATGTAACAGCCCTCGCAGGCCATGTTCACACCCTGTTTTGGTGGATGCAAGCAGAAATCGGAAGGACGGCGGCGCAGGGCCGCCGTCCTTCAATAGCCTTCAATAAATGGAAACTGCGCCGGCTTAAACGCGCCTTGTCAGCACGAAGTTCTGGCCGCTCGCGCTGGTGCAGTTGAGCTGGCTGGTGGACACCATCAGGCAGTTGAAGCTGACCGGCGTCTGGCGGATCAGCGAGGTGCCGTTGATCTCGACCGAAGTCGCGCCGGTCATGGTGTAGCTGCCTTCGGCCAGTTTCTGGCCGGTGTCGGTGGCGACGGTGGTAAAGCTTCCGCTGGAGAAGGTCGACAGACCAGTGCCTTTCGCGTCGATCCATGAGCCCTCGACGCCTTTCTGGCCAGACCCTATCGGCGGCTGGTCGGGACCGCCGGTCGTGCAGGCAGCAAGCATCGTTGCAAGGGCCGCTGCCACGCCCATCGAAAGAATTTTTCGCGCAATAATCATATGAAAACCCTCTCCTCTCGCAACGGCCCGAAAATCGGCTTCGATTTCAGAAAGCACGATACGTCCATTCAAAGTGCCAGAGCGTGCTTTGTACGTCTGAGTGGACGCACGTCGCTCTAGTCCGCATAACTTCAATCGCCCGATTTCCGGGCGATTGCAAGGCAGTGAAGCATGCTGGCCGAACCGCTATCGCACAAGAATGTTGCGGAATTGCCACGGGTCGTTTTTGTCGAGGTCTTCGGGGAATAGGCCAGGGCGGTTATCGAGCGGCGTCCAGTCGGTATAGTAGCCCTTGACCGGACCGAGATAGGGGCTCTGCACTTCCAGGCAGCGCTTGTAGTCCATCTCGTCGGCCTCGACGATGCCGGCTTCAGGATTCTCCAGTGCCCAGACCATGCCGGCCAGCACCGCCGAGGTGACCTGCATGCCGGTGGCGTTCTGATAGGGCGCCAGCTTGCGGGCCTCGGCCAGCGACAGCTGCGAGCCATACCAGTAGGCGTTCTTGTCGTGGCCGTAGAGCAGCACGCCGAGCTCGTCGACACCGTCGACCAGTTCGTTTTCGTCGAGCACGTGGTGCACCGGTTGAGCCTTGCCGGCGGCGCCGAACATCTCATGCAGCGACAGCACGGCGTCATTGCAGGGGTGGTAGGCATAGTGGCAGGTCGGGCGGTAGTGAACCTTGCCCTTCTTGCCGCGCACGGTGAAGAAATCGGCGATCGAGATCGCCTCGTTGTGCGTCACCAGGAAGCCGTATTGCGGGCCTGGCGTCGGGCACCATGAGCGGACACGGGTGTTGGCGCCCGGCTGCTCCAGATAGATGGCGGCCTGCGAACCATGCTTGTGTTTCTTGCCGTTCTTCGGCATCCATTTCTCATGGGTGCCCCAGCCGAGCTCGGCCGGCTGCAGCCCTTCCGAAATGAAGCCTTCGACCGACCAGGTGTTCCAGAACACGTCCATCGGCTTCGGCTTCTTGGTGCGCTGGGTGTCGCGCTCGGCGATATGAATGCCCTTGACGCCGGCCTTCTTCATCAATTTGGCCCAGCCTTCGCGATCGGATTGGGCCGGTTCGGAAAATTCGAGGCCAAGATCGGTGGCGAGGTTCAGTAGCGCCTGCTTGACGAACCACGAGATCATGCCCGGATTGGCACCGCAGGTCGAAATCGCCGTCGCGCCGCCAGGGTTGTCATGCTTTTCCTCGAGCAGCGATTCACGCAGCGCGTAATTGGTTCGGCTGGCGTTGTCGGCCTTGGTATCGAAATAGAAGCCGAGCCATGGCTCGACCACGGTGTCGATGTAAAGCACGCCGAGCTTGCGGCAGAGCCGCATCAGATCCACCGAGCCGGTATCGACCGACAGGTTGACGCAAAAGCCCTGGCCACCGCCATTGGTCAGCAGCGGCGTCAGCAGCTTCTTGTAGTTCTTCCTGGTCACGGCTTCCTGCACGAAGGCGACGCCGCGCTCATCGAGCAGCTTGCGGTCGGTGTCGCGCGGGTCGATGACCGTCATGCGCGATTTGTCGAACTTGAAATGGCGCTCGATCAGCGGCAGCGTTCCCCGTCCGATAGAGCCGAAGCCGATCATCACGACGGGGCCGGTGATTTCACCGTAGACGGGCCAGTTTTCGTTCGCCATCTATCGAATACTCCTTAAAAAAAACACTCCGGAACAGCCGCTTGGCCGCGGCGCGACAAACCATAGATCATTGTCACAATAAAGGGCAAAGCCGGAAATGCCTGGCGTCATCGCACCTATAGCCCGACCAATCTTGCGAATTCCGGCTTGAAAAGATCCTGTGCCTCGGAGACCGGCAGTTCCAGCACATCGTCGCCGCAGGCCTGGATGGCATGCGGCAGGCCCTGGAGCCGGAAGACCAGAAGCTGCTTGTCGCCGTCGCGCTTCAGGCTGGCCGCCAGATAGTCATCGACCAGATCGTTCGTGCCGCATTCGGCTTCGAAATCGATCTGGGTCTGATCGGTTGGTTTTTTGCGCCTTTCCGCGATGAAGGCGATGAGCGAGGGGCCGGGTTTGCCGTCGACCGTATCGGAAAAAATATCCTGAAGGCCGAGCAGGACGCCGCGGCGCACGTCCATCACATAGGCTTCCGAATAGTTGGTCGGGTGTGCCCCGCCGCAAAACAGACTGCCGGACTCCCGCCAGCTCATCAGTTGCGGGGTCAGCGAAGTGACTTCCGACGTCGAGTCCTCATAGCCGCCGAGCGAACCGTCATCCATGGTGTCGATCGGGCCGTTCTCGTGAAAGCCGGCATAGCGCAACGCTGCGCAGCTCAACGCGCCGAGGCTGGCATGCCGGTGCCGGTTGTGGAGCAAGGCATTCGCTGCCTCGGCCGATGTGTCACCCGACAGTTCAACGATGCGTGGCATGGCGAATCTGGTGCGCGGATCGACGACATAGCTAAAGGAGGCATCCGGCCAGCCGGTCTTCTCGCCAATCCTCGGGGCAAGAGTCCGGGGGGCAAAATCCAGCCGCAGATAGTCGTAAGGCGATGCTTCCATGGTGATCGGCGCATCGTCGCCGGAGAATTTGATGTCGGTGAAATCATGGAGATCGAGCGGGCTCGAAGCGGGCGGCTCGGTCTGCTCACGGGCTGCAATGCGGGTCAGTTTCAACGGCCGTGTCTTTTTCCCGATCCAGGTGCCTTCCAATGTCTTGCCCTTGTCGGCAGAGGCGAGGCGCCAGATCGCGGCCACCGGTGCGGCCTGGCCTTCCCCGCATTTCTCGGCGCCGCACGCTTCCTCCTCCGCCAATTCGAAACGGCGCCCCTTCAGCGGCCTGGCCTGCAGCGGGATGTCGACACCCTTCGAGCGGTAGAAGTAGCGGCCGGCGAGTGGACCATCCGGCGCCGACGGATCGCCTGTGAATTCGACGACGATGTCGGTTTGTCCGATCTTGCCGGCGTAAGTCACCGGCTCGGCCAGTGCTGCTGTCGACAGGCCCAACAGCGCGGCCACGAGTGCGACCGGTTTGCTAAGACAATGACTCATCGTTCCCCCGAGCCATGATTTTCAGGCTTTCCGCCAGTTTGTCACGGTCGGCGGTCAGGCCCTTGTAGTCAAGCTGTGCCGCGTCCAACGTCAGAATTTGTGCGGCAAAGGACGCTGCAAGTGCTGCCCGGTCGGGATGGTGCGCCAGCACCTTGAGCGGGTCGAGATGGATGCGGATGGTGAACAGGATGTCGCGCGAAACAGGAAGTTTCCGTAACGTCTGCCGCTCGACGCGGATGAAGGCATGAGCGTTGACGTCACCATCCGGAAATCGGGTAGGGCGGTTTGTAGCGCGGTCGATCCGCTCGATGTTGGATAGCGGATGATAGAGCGTGTCGTCGGCCTGGATCGACCAATTGTAGCGCTCGACCGCCTGGCCCTGCAGGCCGTCGAACATGCGGTTGATGAGATCGGCGAAACGCGTCGCCGGGCCGAAACCCGGCACCGGCGCGTGGATCTGCTGCAGCGGGCGGCCGAACTTTTCGATCAGTGACCATGACGAGGGAAAGCACAGCGAACCGGCAACCAGGCGCCAGCCGCTTTCGTCGCGACGCATCAGGATCAGGTCTTCCTGGACAAGCAATGAGGCCGCGACGAGCGGCGCATCGCTGGAACCACCGACAGGACCGCCAATGCCCTCTGTGGCGCCGATCACCTCGATCCCTGAGCTCGAGCGCCGGTAGATTTCAGGGAAATTTGCGAGCAGATGTGCGTCGAGCAAATCGAGCACTTCGCGTTGGGCCTCGCGCGTGCCTTCCTCCTCGACAAAGACCCTGTCGGGGATTTCGGCGTAGCGCCGGCGCTTCTCGGCGAGATAGGACTTGAGATGCTCGTCGACCTCGATCCACCTGCCAGGGTCGAGCGGCTTCAGCCCGATGGTGAACAGCTTCGAGGAGCCGTCATAGGGCGTATGGATGGGCGCGCGGACACTCATGCTTCTTCATAGGCGTCCAATGCGACTGCGGTCATTCGGTTGGTCGATCTCGGTCAGCGGCACCCTGTAGTTCAGCGAAACGACGAGCATTGCATTCTCCCGGGTTGCGTCATGCCAGCTTTGCCGGGATCAACCCGCGCAGCGAATTGCCGACAAAAAGCGCCTTGGCCGACTTCAGACCTTCCAAGGTGTAGATCGCTTCGCCGGCGCGGCCTTCATCCAGCAATGCGCCGCGCAATACGCCAGGCAGCAGGCCGCAATCGAGGCGGGGCGTGGTCAGCACACCGTCACCGAAATCGGCAAATACGTTGGATATCGTACCCTCGCAGATTTCGCCGCGCTCGTTGGCCAGAAGCACCTCGTCGGCCTGGCTGATCAGATATTCGGCGCGAGCCCGCTGATAGGTCTCCCGGCGACTGGTCTTGTGGCGCAGCAGCGTGTCGTTCGAGTCCAGCCGTACCCGCGCCAGCTGCAGCCGCCAGACCTTGTTGGCGGCGAGTGGCTCATAGGGCTGGGCGGCGGCCGTCATCTTGCCGTTGCGCGACAAAACGAGGCGTGTGCGCAACGCAATGCTGGAGCCGCTGACCGCGTTGCCCAGCACGTCACCGATCTTCTGCGGATCGCAGGTGAAGCCGAGCTCCGCTGCAGAGCCATAGAGCCGTGCGAGATGACGCTCAAAGCGGAGGAAGCCGGAGCCCGGTTCCCAGCGCATGGTTTCGATCAGTTCGAAATCGGCGGCGTTCCCGTCGCGAAGCGCGCTTTCAGCAGACACTCCTGGTACTCCTCCTCGGCCGTCGAATCGAAGACGACGCCGCCGCCGACATTGTAGACGGCTTCGCCGCTGGAAAAGAGCGAGATGGTGCGGATTGCCACCGAAAAGCGCATCGTGCCGTCGGGTGCGATCCAGCCGATGGCGCCGCAATAGACGTCGCGCGGCGTGCCTTCCAGCTCGCGCAGGATTTCCATGGCGCGGATTTTTGGCGCGCCGGTGATCGAGCCGCATGGAAACAGCGCCGCAAAGATCTGGCGGATGGTGAGATCCGGCAGCAATTTGGCTCGCACGCGGCTGACCATCTGATGAACGGTCGGGTAGCTCTCGATGCGGAACAGCTCCGGCACCTCCAATGTGCCGACCTCGCTGATCAGCGAGATGTCGTTGCGCAGGAGATCGACTATCATCCGGTTCTCGGCCTGGTTCTTTTCGTCGTGGCGCAAAAAAGCTTTCAGCCGCGCGTCCTCCGCCCTGGTCGCGCCGCGTGGTGCGGTGCCCTTCATCGGATGGGTTTCGATCATGCCATCGACGCCTATCTCGAAGAACAGTTCCGGCGAACGCGACAAGACGATCGGGTCGCCGAGCGCGACCAGCGCGCCATACTTCACCGGCTGGCGTTCGGTCAGCGCGTCGAAGGCGGCCAGCGGATCGCCAGACCACTGCGCATGGATCGGAAAGGTCAGATTGCCCTGATAGCAGTCGCCCTTGCGGATATGATCGTGGAGCTGCGCAAAGCGTCTCGCGTAGTCTTTTGAAGACCAGTCGGCCCTGGCGTTAAAGATCGGTCCGTTGGTGGCTGGCGCATCGCGGCGCCGCATGCCCTGTTCGACCGGAGCGTCGAAGACACCCAGGCAAACAAGCGGTGCGCGTCGCCCGCTGGGCAGTAGCGGAACAAGTTTCGGCTCGAGCAAATAGCCGGCCTCGTAGGAGAAATAGCCGGCCAGCCATTTGCCAGCATCGGATGCTGCCTGGGCGGCTTCCAGTGCCGGGAAAAAATCCTCCGCCTCATATGCTGCAATGATTTCGGCCGGACGGTCGAAAACGAGCTGACGGCCGCTTTCATCATTGCGAAAAATTGCAGAGGGTAGGGACATGGGGCTCGGATGCTGCAGTCGATGGCGACAGCGATGGCTCTATATGGGGGTTTGACCCCGCGCAATCGAGGGAACGGCGTCGCAGGACGCAAAGACGGTCTTGGCAAAAGCAAACTGGCGGCGCCTCGGACGCCGCCAGTTTGCTATGTGCTCGATGCCTGCAGGCAGATCAGGTGTTGCTGGCGGTTCCCGCGGTCGGGAAGAGGCGGGCGAATTCCTTCTCGTTGCCGGCGGCCAGCAGTTTAGCCTGCTCGATCCACTGCTCGCGCGCGATACGGCCATCGAAGTTGAGGACGTCCTCGATCCGCTTGACGTCAGCGGCGGTCCAGCCGGCGATCTGGGCGTAGGTTGTGAAGCCCAGCCCCTTGAGCAGTTTCTCGTTGACCGGGCCGATGCCGATCAGGCGGCGCAGATTGTCAGCCTTGCCAGTCGCTGGCGCGGCTTTCTTTGCCGCTGGCGCTGCCTTCTTCGGTGCAGCACTTGCCTTGGGCGCAGCTGCCTTGGGCGCCGCGACCTTTGGCGCGGCTACTGCCTTAGCTGCTGCGGGTTTCGCGGGCGCGGGCTTGGCCGCTGCAGGCTTTGCCACTGCAGGCTTGGGCGCTGCAGGCTTGGGCGCTGCAGGCTTGGCAGGCGCAGGCTTGGGAGGCGCAGATTTGGCTGCCGCGGGTGTCGACGTCAGAGCCGCCGGCGCCTGGCTGGCTGCCTTCGCCGGGCCGGGCTTGGCGGCTGCGGCTGGCGCTTCGCTCAGCCGACGCTCGAGATCGGCGCGGGTACGGCCACATGCTTCCAACTCGCCGGTCAGGCGGTCGGAATCGGCGCGCAGCCTGTCGCGTTCGCTGCGTGTGCGATCCATGTCACCACGCAGGCTGTCAAGCTCGCCGCGCATACGCCCCCAGAGAAACCAGCCAACCAACACACCTACAAGGAACGCCAGGAGCATGTAGAAAAAAGTGCCCATTGTCTCTCTCCAGTCAGGTCCGTCCGCTGCGGCCTCAAGTCATAGCCTTGGCGAATGGATCATTCGATGGTGGTTCGGCGGTTCGCAGAACAGCCGGCTTGTTGTCGACTGTCGGTGACCGGCTTTCCCGCCCATAGCCAACGGCCGCTGTCGCATTCGCCGAACCGCCACGACCAGCCGAAATCGTTCCGGCCTGAGCCGCGCGCCCGGCTGAGCTTCAGGCGGGACGCTACCATACAGCTTACGGAAAGCTAACGGAAAATTGCCATGGAGAGTTATTCAAGAACAGATATTTAGGGCAAGAATAGAGCGGTTCCAATATGCATTCCGGCTAAACTGTTCTGCTGATCCCAGCAGTCAAGTCATTGTCGAGCGCTTCCAGCTCGTCGATCAGGCCGCCGATCACGCCAAGCCCGATCTGCCAGAAGGCGGGGTCGGTGGCGTCAAGCCCGAACGGCGCCAGAAGCTCCGAATGATGCTTGGTGCCGCCGGCGCGCAGCATCTCGAAATACTTCTCCTGAAAACCGCGTTCGGCATTCTGGTAGACGGCGTAGAGCGAGTTCACCAGGCAATCGCCGAAGGCATAGGCATAGACGTAGAAAGGCGAGTGGATGAAGTGCGGGATGTAGGTCCAGAAGACCTCGTAGCCCTCGCGCAGCTTGATCGCCGGTCCCAGGCTTTCCGCCTGCACTTCCAGCCAGAACTGGCCGAGTTTGTCGGAGGTCAGCTCGCCATTCTTGCGCTCGGCATGCACCTTGCGCTCGAATTCATAGAAGGCGATCTGGCGCACGACCGTGTTGATCATGTCCTCGACCTTCTGGGCGAGCATGGCCTTGCGCTCACGCTTGTCGGTGGTCTGGTCGAGCAGCGAGCGGAAGGTCAGCATCTCGCCGAAGACGGATGCCGTCTCGGCCAGCGTCAGCGGCGTCGAGGCCATCAGCGCGCCCTGGCCGCCGGCCAGCACCTGATGCACGCCGTGGCCGAGCTCATGCGCCAGCGTCATCACATCGCGCGGTTTGCCCATGTAGTTGAGCAGGACATAGGGATGCGCCGATGGCACGGTCGGATGCGCGAAAGCGCCAGGGGACTTGCCCGGCCTGACCGGCGCGTCGATCCAGTTGCGGTCGAAGAAGACCCTGGCGATTTCAGCCATGTCGGGCGAGAAGCGCTGGTAGGCGGACAGCACCGTGTTCTTGGCCTCGTCCCAGCCGATCACCGCCTGCGGGGTCTCGGGCAACGGCGCGTTGCGGTCCCAATGGTTCATCACCTCCATGCCGAGCCAGCGCGCCTTCATCTGGTAGTAGCGGTGCGACAGGCGCGGATAGGCGTCGCGAACGGCTGACGCCAGCGCATCCACCACGCTGCGCTCGACGCGGTTGGCGAGATGGCGTGAATCGGCGATGTCCTCGAAGCCGCGCCAGCGGTCGGAAATCTCCTTGTCCTTGGCCAGCGTGTTGGTAATCAGCGTGAAGGTGCGCAAATTCTTGCGGAAGGTTGCGGCCAGCGCCTCGGAAGCCCGGCGGCGCACCTCGCCGTCGGCGTCCTGCAGGCGGTTCAGCGCCGGCTCCAGCGCCAGCTCCTCGCCGTCGATGTCGAAGCGCAGATCGGTCATCGTCTCGTCGAACAGCCGGTTCCAGGCACCGCGTCCGGTAATCGACTTTTCGTGGAAAAGCTGCTCGACCCGATCCTCGAGCTGATAGGGCTTGTCCATGCGCAGATCGAGCACCCATGGCCGGTAGTGGGCGAAGCCCGGATCGGTGGCGAGCGCGGTCTCGATGGCGGCATCGTCGATCAGGTTCAGTTCGAGCGCGAAAAACAGCAGATGCGCGCTTGCGTCGGTCATCTTCTCCTGAATGTCGCCATAGAGCTTGGCGCGCTGCGGATCCGCAGTATTGCCGGCATAGACCAGACCGGCATAGGAGACGATGCGGCCAATCAGTTCCTCCAGCGCCTCATAGGCGGCCAGCGCCTCGCCCAGTTTGCCGGCGTCGCCACGTCCGGCCTCGGCGGCCAGTGTGCCTTTCCAGCGATTCTCGAAGGCGGTGGCGTCAGTGGCTGCCTTGGCGATGTCGCGCTTCAGCTCGGGCGCCTCCATGCCGGAATAGAGATCGGCGAGGTTCCATTCCGGCAGGTCGCCAAGCTCCGCCGCGCCCTGACCGGACGCTGCCGCTGCAAGCTG containing:
- a CDS encoding aminotransferase class IV family protein, with protein sequence MSAESALRDGNAADFELIETMRWEPGSGFLRFERHLARLYGSAAELGFTCDPQKIGDVLGNAVSGSSIALRTRLVLSRNGKMTAAAQPYEPLAANKVWRLQLARVRLDSNDTLLRHKTSRRETYQRARAEYLISQADEVLLANERGEICEGTISNVFADFGDGVLTTPRLDCGLLPGVLRGALLDEGRAGEAIYTLEGLKSAKALFVGNSLRGLIPAKLA
- a CDS encoding aminodeoxychorismate synthase component I; the encoded protein is MSLPSAIFRNDESGRQLVFDRPAEIIAAYEAEDFFPALEAAQAASDAGKWLAGYFSYEAGYLLEPKLVPLLPSGRRAPLVCLGVFDAPVEQGMRRRDAPATNGPIFNARADWSSKDYARRFAQLHDHIRKGDCYQGNLTFPIHAQWSGDPLAAFDALTERQPVKYGALVALGDPIVLSRSPELFFEIGVDGMIETHPMKGTAPRGATRAEDARLKAFLRHDEKNQAENRMIVDLLRNDISLISEVGTLEVPELFRIESYPTVHQMVSRVRAKLLPDLTIRQIFAALFPCGSITGAPKIRAMEILRELEGTPRDVYCGAIGWIAPDGTMRFSVAIRTISLFSSGEAVYNVGGGVVFDSTAEEEYQECLLKARFATGTPPISN
- a CDS encoding proton-conducting membrane transporter, with amino-acid sequence MGTFFYMLLAFLVGVLVGWFLWGRMRGELDSLRGDMDRTRSERDRLRADSDRLTGELEACGRTRADLERRLSEAPAAAAKPGPAKAASQAPAALTSTPAAAKSAPPKPAPAKPAAPKPAAPKPAVAKPAAAKPAPAKPAAAKAVAAPKVAAPKAAAPKASAAPKKAAPAAKKAAPATGKADNLRRLIGIGPVNEKLLKGLGFTTYAQIAGWTAADVKRIEDVLNFDGRIAREQWIEQAKLLAAGNEKEFARLFPTAGTASNT
- a CDS encoding M3 family oligoendopeptidase, coding for MRMVPGRQLAAAASGQGAAELGDLPEWNLADLYSGMEAPELKRDIAKAATDATAFENRWKGTLAAEAGRGDAGKLGEALAAYEALEELIGRIVSYAGLVYAGNTADPQRAKLYGDIQEKMTDASAHLLFFALELNLIDDAAIETALATDPGFAHYRPWVLDLRMDKPYQLEDRVEQLFHEKSITGRGAWNRLFDETMTDLRFDIDGEELALEPALNRLQDADGEVRRRASEALAATFRKNLRTFTLITNTLAKDKEISDRWRGFEDIADSRHLANRVERSVVDALASAVRDAYPRLSHRYYQMKARWLGMEVMNHWDRNAPLPETPQAVIGWDEAKNTVLSAYQRFSPDMAEIARVFFDRNWIDAPVRPGKSPGAFAHPTVPSAHPYVLLNYMGKPRDVMTLAHELGHGVHQVLAGGQGALMASTPLTLAETASVFGEMLTFRSLLDQTTDKRERKAMLAQKVEDMINTVVRQIAFYEFERKVHAERKNGELTSDKLGQFWLEVQAESLGPAIKLREGYEVFWTYIPHFIHSPFYVYAYAFGDCLVNSLYAVYQNAERGFQEKYFEMLRAGGTKHHSELLAPFGLDATDPAFWQIGLGVIGGLIDELEALDNDLTAGISRTV